GCCACCCACCACTGCGAGGCCGTGCTCTTCGCGGCGGAACATGGCGCCCGCGCCATCTACTGCGAGAAGGCCCTGTGCTGCTCGCTCGCCGAGGCCGACCAGATGGTCGCCGCCGTGGAGAGCCACGGCATCAAGTTCAACACCGGCACGCTCCGCCGCTGGGCCGTGGGGATGGAGTCCGTGCGGGAGATGATCGAGCGCGGCGACCTCGGGCACCTGCAGGCGGTCATCACCTACGCCGTCGGCGGGATGCTGCATTCGGCCAGCCACTTCTTCGACCTGATGCTGTACCTGGCCGGCGACCCCGGCCTGGACTGGGCGCAGGGCACGGTACCCAACACGGACTTCGACCCGCACGCCGACCGGTGGCATGAGGACCTCTCGGGTCTGGGCCAGGTGCGCTTCAGCAATGGCGTGATGTGCCATTTGCTGAACACCGGCCTGTGGGCGGAGTTCGCCGCCATCGGCAGCGAGGGCGCCGTGACCATCATGAACAACGGCGTGGACTTCGCGCTCCGCCGCCGCCAGAACGTCTGCGACGGCCGCTACATCACCTACCAGCCGGCCCCGTTCCCCCAGTTCGAGCGCACCAGCCCCACGGTGCGACTGATCCGCGACCTGCTGCAGGCGTTGGAGACCGATGGCGAGACACGCCAGGGCATCCGCCGCGCGGTGAACACCGCCGAGATCGCCTTCGGGATCATCGAGTCCCACCGCCAGGGCGGGGCACGCGTGCCGCTGCCGCTGGCGCGGCGGGACTTCTGGATGCACTCGCACTGACATCGCTTCCCCCTCGGAGGGCAACGCCTTGCCACAGTACCGCGTCGGCCTCATCGGCACCGGCCGCATCGGCAGCGAGTTCGAGGACCGCTTCGGCGAGCACCCGGTCAGCATCGCCGGGGCCTTCAGCGCCCTCCCCGAGTGTGCACTGGTCGCCGGATGCAACCGCGGACGCGAGCGCCTGGAGCGCTTCGGGAAGCGCTGGGGCGTCACGGCGCTCTACCACGACTTCCGCGAGATGCTCGCCCGCGAGTGCCTCGACATCGTCGCGATCGCCACGCCGCCCGGCCTCCACCGCGAGCAGGTGATCGCCGCCGCCGAAGCCGGGGCGAAGGGCATCTTTTGCGAAAAGCCCATGGCGCTGTCTCTGGGCGAGTGTGACGACATGATCGCGGCCTGTGCGCAGCACGACTGCCGCCTGCTCGTGAACTGCTCGCGCCGCTGGTCGGGGCTCTTCGAGGCGGTGCGGCGGGATGCCGAAGCTGGGCGCTGGGGGCGCCTGCTGCACCTCGTCGGATACTGCCAGGGCTGCAAGCCGCTCCCCGACTGGGAAGCGGAGCACGAGGGGCCGATGCTGCACGACGCGGTCCACATGTACGACATCATGCGCTTCTTCGCCGGCGACGTGCGGTGGGTCCTGGGCACCGCGGAGCGGCGCTACCGGCAGGACCTGCGCGTCGAGGACACGGCGCTCGGCCTGCTCCAGTTCGTCTCCGGCGTGCAGGGCGTCACGATCGTGGATGAACTCACGGAGCACTCGCACTTCCGCCTCGAGCTGCACTTCGAGCGCGGGCTGGTGACGCTCGGCGGCGAGCAGCGCGCGCAGCAGGCCGTGCGGTCGGAGGATGTGGCCGAGGACTGGTGGTGGCGGCTGGCGGAGGATACGCTCCCGTCGCCTGCCTGGGAGGGCACGCCGGTCCTGAACGCGGCGCAGGACCTCGTCGCCTGCCTGCAGACCGGACAGATGCCGCGCTGCACCGGCGCTGACGGCCGGGCGGCGCTCGAAGTCATCATGGGGTTCTACG
The genomic region above belongs to bacterium and contains:
- a CDS encoding Gfo/Idh/MocA family oxidoreductase, whose protein sequence is MVRYKAVIIGAGRMAGTIDDEVVEYAASSLPYSHAAGYMKVPEIELVAFADLDRTKVERLQQRYGVPRGYTDYREMIERERPDIVSITTPATHHCEAVLFAAEHGARAIYCEKALCCSLAEADQMVAAVESHGIKFNTGTLRRWAVGMESVREMIERGDLGHLQAVITYAVGGMLHSASHFFDLMLYLAGDPGLDWAQGTVPNTDFDPHADRWHEDLSGLGQVRFSNGVMCHLLNTGLWAEFAAIGSEGAVTIMNNGVDFALRRRQNVCDGRYITYQPAPFPQFERTSPTVRLIRDLLQALETDGETRQGIRRAVNTAEIAFGIIESHRQGGARVPLPLARRDFWMHSH
- a CDS encoding Gfo/Idh/MocA family oxidoreductase, giving the protein MPQYRVGLIGTGRIGSEFEDRFGEHPVSIAGAFSALPECALVAGCNRGRERLERFGKRWGVTALYHDFREMLARECLDIVAIATPPGLHREQVIAAAEAGAKGIFCEKPMALSLGECDDMIAACAQHDCRLLVNCSRRWSGLFEAVRRDAEAGRWGRLLHLVGYCQGCKPLPDWEAEHEGPMLHDAVHMYDIMRFFAGDVRWVLGTAERRYRQDLRVEDTALGLLQFVSGVQGVTIVDELTEHSHFRLELHFERGLVTLGGEQRAQQAVRSEDVAEDWWWRLAEDTLPSPAWEGTPVLNAAQDLVACLQTGQMPRCTGADGRAALEVIMGFYESERRGHEQVHFPLDEPRPMLEVMKEEGRY